ACCGCCATCGGCGAGCGGCAACTGGAAGGACAGGAACACGCTGTTGCCCTCGCGGTCGATGCGTGAATAGGGGCTGCCGTCGCTGCTCGTCCTGCCGATGTTCTGGAACACGGAGACCTTCAGTCCGATGGTCGGGCGGTAGGCCGCATGTGCGGTGGTCACGTTCGCCTCGGCGGCAAGCACCTGGCTTTGCGCCGCCCGGATGTCGGGCCGGTCGCGCATGGCCCGGTCGAGTTCGGCGCGCAGTGGCTGCAGCGGCGTCTGCGCGACGCTCGCGTCGCCGGGCACGACCAGCGAAAAATGCGCGTCCGGCGACATGCCCACGGTAGCCAGCAGGTTGGCGAAGGCGGTGCGTGCATCGCCTTCGGCCTGGGTTTTGCGCAGGCGCATGGCGGCAGACTGGCGATGCGCTTCGGCCACCTGGACCACGGTGGCACGGCCGTGTCGGCGCTGGTCGACGACGGCCTGCTCGGTCAGCAGCGCTGCCTGCAGGGCTTGCTTCGCCGCGTGGACCTTGCCCTGCGCCGAGGTGGCGGTGAAATACGCGCGGGTTACCTCGAACACCAGCTTTTCGCGCTCGCCGCTGAAGCTGGCCGCCGCCGCACGCGCCTGTTGCCGGGCCGCCTGCAGCTGTCCCCTGCGCCGGCCGAAGTCGAACAGCAGCCATTTCAGTTCGAGACTGGGCAGTACTTCCTGCGCGTGCGATATGAAATAGCCGCGTCGCGACACCGTCCTCGGAATGGCCAGCGGCGTGTGCTGCATGCCGGCCAGTGTCTTGAAGTCGATCTGCGGCGCGTACTGGCTGCGGACCAGGCGGGTGGACAGCCGAGCCTGCCGGAGCTGCGCTTCGGC
This window of the Dyella sp. A6 genome carries:
- a CDS encoding TolC family protein, producing MRTERVARALLATALAVGSGCAAAHASSRSWVISRPPPTPTTQHTYSLNQLIRLALSISPQNHAAEAQLRQARLSTRLVRSQYAPQIDFKTLAGMQHTPLAIPRTVSRRGYFISHAQEVLPSLELKWLLFDFGRRRGQLQAARQQARAAAASFSGEREKLVFEVTRAYFTATSAQGKVHAAKQALQAALLTEQAVVDQRRHGRATVVQVAEAHRQSAAMRLRKTQAEGDARTAFANLLATVGMSPDAHFSLVVPGDASVAQTPLQPLRAELDRAMRDRPDIRAAQSQVLAAEANVTTAHAAYRPTIGLKVSVFQNIGRTSSDGSPYSRIDREGNSVFLSFQLPLADGGARATHVAIANAKESQAEDALAATKDTAARQVVQSWNDLRTSLDNRRQARDYAHAAALAYQASLDAYRHGLSSINALSDDEAALARAEASQQAADADVLIAHAALDLATGTQVSP